A section of the Roseomonas marmotae genome encodes:
- the miaA gene encoding tRNA (adenosine(37)-N6)-dimethylallyltransferase MiaA, with protein sequence MSDQPFALLLAGPTASGKSALALALAERLGGTVINADSMQVYDGLRVLTARPSEEEEGRVPHRLYGVHPPDRAASVAWWRGRALEEMAAARLPILCGGTGLYFRALTEGLSEIPAVPPEAREEARGLLAAEGPAALHVRLTQADPETAARLRPSDSQRLARAWEVWRGTGRGLASWQREEGTGPARRNGVPWRFAAIRLDPPRDALRAAIGARWQAMIDAGAVEEVRALVARGLDPALPAMRAHGVPEISAVLRGEIPIEEAGRRACLAIGQYTKRQATWFRHHPLADVSHTHTIHARVAGLEQFSESEQSQIFTFIDCCR encoded by the coding sequence ATGAGCGATCAACCTTTCGCGCTGTTGCTGGCGGGGCCGACGGCCTCCGGTAAGTCAGCGCTGGCGCTGGCATTGGCCGAGAGGCTGGGCGGCACCGTCATCAATGCCGATTCCATGCAGGTCTATGACGGCCTGCGCGTGCTGACCGCGCGCCCCAGTGAGGAGGAGGAGGGCCGCGTGCCGCACCGCCTCTATGGCGTGCACCCACCCGACCGGGCGGCCAGCGTGGCCTGGTGGCGGGGCAGGGCGCTGGAGGAGATGGCGGCGGCGCGGCTGCCGATCCTCTGCGGGGGTACGGGGCTTTATTTCCGCGCGCTGACGGAAGGATTGAGCGAGATCCCGGCCGTTCCGCCCGAGGCGCGAGAGGAGGCGCGTGGCCTGCTGGCGGCGGAAGGCCCCGCCGCGCTGCATGTCCGTCTGACGCAGGCCGACCCCGAAACCGCCGCCCGCCTTCGCCCCAGCGACAGCCAGCGGCTGGCCCGCGCCTGGGAAGTCTGGCGCGGCACCGGGCGGGGGCTGGCCTCCTGGCAGCGGGAGGAAGGCACGGGGCCGGCGCGGCGGAACGGGGTGCCCTGGCGCTTCGCCGCCATCCGGCTGGACCCGCCGCGCGACGCCCTGCGCGCCGCCATCGGCGCCCGCTGGCAGGCGATGATCGATGCCGGCGCGGTGGAGGAGGTGAGGGCGCTGGTGGCGCGTGGGCTGGACCCGGCCCTGCCGGCCATGCGCGCGCATGGGGTGCCCGAGATCTCCGCTGTGCTGCGCGGCGAGATCCCGATTGAGGAAGCCGGGCGGCGCGCCTGCCTGGCCATCGGGCAATATACCAAGCGGCAGGCCACCTGGTTCCGCCATCATCCGCTCGCGGATGTGAGCCATACGCATACGATCCATGCGCGTGTGGCGGGACTTGAGCAATTTTCAGAAAGTGAGCAGAGCCAAATCTTCACTTTTATTGATTGCTGCCGTTGA